One genomic region from Nitrospira sp. encodes:
- a CDS encoding ABC transporter permease: protein MGLFFLIPLGLVLAISFASRGTYGGIVWEFTAANYLDLLHPLYGKILGQSFWYAALTTFCCFVFGFPLAYVIARSPARWQPVWLLLVMLPFWTNFLVRTYAWMILLRHDGLVNGLLLSLGVIATPLEVLYTPAAVVIGLVYGYLPFMVLPLYVAVERLDPALVEAAWDLYASRWAVFSRVVVPLTMPGIVGGCVLVFIPSIGSFITPDLLGGARSMMIGNLIQHEYLVVRDWPLGSALSFVLMAVVMAAVLLYYRHADRSAGPMEGR, encoded by the coding sequence ATGGGCCTGTTCTTCCTGATTCCGCTTGGGCTCGTCTTGGCCATCAGTTTCGCATCGCGCGGGACCTATGGCGGTATTGTGTGGGAATTCACGGCGGCGAACTATCTCGACCTTCTCCATCCGCTGTATGGCAAAATTCTCGGCCAGTCGTTCTGGTACGCGGCGCTCACCACTTTCTGCTGTTTCGTCTTCGGGTTTCCACTGGCCTACGTGATTGCCAGGAGTCCAGCCCGTTGGCAGCCGGTATGGCTGCTGCTGGTGATGTTGCCGTTCTGGACAAACTTTCTCGTCCGTACCTATGCCTGGATGATCCTGCTTCGGCATGACGGCCTCGTCAACGGGCTGTTGCTGTCGCTGGGAGTGATCGCGACTCCGCTCGAGGTGTTATACACGCCGGCGGCGGTCGTGATCGGGTTGGTCTATGGGTACCTCCCGTTTATGGTGTTGCCCCTCTACGTCGCGGTGGAGCGACTGGACCCCGCCCTGGTCGAAGCCGCGTGGGATCTCTATGCCTCGCGTTGGGCGGTGTTCTCACGAGTGGTGGTGCCGTTGACGATGCCCGGCATCGTCGGCGGGTGCGTGCTGGTGTTTATTCCATCGATCGGTTCGTTCATCACGCCGGATCTTCTGGGTGGGGCGCGTAGCATGATGATCGGCAACCTGATCCAGCATGAATATCTGGTGGTGCGTGATTGGCCGCTGGGATCGGCCCTGTCCTTTGTGCTGATGGCCGTCGTGATGGCTGCGGTCTTGCTGTACTATCGCCATGCGGACCGGTCGGCTGGGCCGATGGAGGGGCGATGA
- a CDS encoding YtxH domain-containing protein produces MHNDDSSTWSAFMAGALIGAGVALLLAPQSGQELRSTLRDYAGKAKDELDEAADQGRAAWDQAMERGQEYMESGKQTLRQAGRTAREFVDDKVESARQSMEEATSTRG; encoded by the coding sequence ATGCATAACGATGATTCATCCACCTGGTCGGCGTTCATGGCCGGAGCCCTCATCGGCGCCGGAGTGGCCTTGCTGCTCGCGCCTCAATCCGGACAGGAATTGCGCTCGACCCTGCGCGACTACGCCGGCAAAGCCAAGGACGAATTGGATGAGGCAGCTGACCAAGGTCGAGCGGCATGGGACCAGGCTATGGAACGGGGGCAGGAGTATATGGAGAGCGGCAAACAGACCTTGCGACAGGCGGGCCGCACCGCACGCGAATTCGTCGACGACAAGGTGGAGTCGGCGCGGCAGTCCATGGAAGAAGCGACCAGCACACGGGGGTAG
- a CDS encoding DEAD/DEAH box helicase yields MTTHELEELLLQQPVALLHRLARGRITRHFRSGKRKLVDLLLQASAENRPGLESDLLALIEERTSRAAAQPVHTPRPTKSSAQPAKAHAPQRTHKTEEHGHHEPPVSLHEWLSGLGVPSPQPFVPDAWQVEALARLAETDVVVSVPTGSGKTYVAIEATTRAMRENRTVIYTSPLKALSNTKFTEFSRLFGPGQVGILTGDRREHAQAPLLIMTTEILRNLLYDAAGGEIDVRLDTLGLVIMDESQYLADPERGVVWEETLIFCPAQARLLLLSASIGNPQDIADWLTAIRPTPCSLIRHTKRSVPLRAGYLHPNGKLTPLFRTAGIPYGQPYLLHPEAKRLFTEYEEETGSSRSR; encoded by the coding sequence GTGACCACCCACGAGCTGGAAGAACTCCTACTACAGCAACCGGTTGCGTTGCTCCACCGCTTGGCGCGGGGTCGGATCACCCGGCATTTCCGCTCGGGGAAACGCAAACTCGTCGATCTGCTGCTCCAGGCCTCTGCCGAGAATCGCCCCGGGCTGGAGTCCGATCTGCTGGCGCTGATTGAAGAGCGAACCAGCCGGGCAGCGGCCCAGCCGGTTCACACACCCAGACCGACCAAATCCTCCGCACAACCGGCGAAGGCTCACGCCCCGCAACGCACGCACAAAACAGAAGAGCATGGGCACCATGAACCGCCCGTGTCACTGCACGAATGGCTGTCTGGTCTCGGGGTTCCCTCACCACAACCCTTCGTGCCGGATGCCTGGCAAGTCGAAGCCCTGGCCCGCCTGGCGGAAACCGACGTTGTCGTGAGCGTCCCGACCGGAAGCGGAAAAACCTATGTCGCCATCGAAGCCACCACCCGCGCGATGCGGGAAAATCGCACGGTCATCTACACGTCACCGTTGAAGGCGCTCTCGAATACCAAATTTACGGAGTTCTCACGCCTGTTCGGACCAGGACAGGTGGGCATCCTCACGGGCGATCGCCGGGAACATGCCCAGGCTCCGCTGCTCATCATGACCACGGAAATTCTCAGAAATCTTCTCTACGACGCGGCCGGAGGGGAAATCGATGTGCGCCTGGACACGCTGGGCCTGGTCATCATGGATGAATCGCAATACTTGGCTGATCCTGAGCGCGGGGTCGTGTGGGAAGAAACACTGATTTTTTGCCCGGCGCAGGCTCGGCTGCTGTTGCTCTCCGCCTCGATCGGGAATCCGCAGGACATCGCCGATTGGCTGACTGCCATCCGCCCAACGCCCTGCTCGCTGATTCGTCACACGAAACGATCGGTTCCCCTGCGCGCCGGATACCTGCACCCCAACGGCAAACTTACGCCGCTGTTTCGTACGGCCGGCATCCCGTATGGCCAGCCATACCTGCTGCACCCCGAAGCGAAGCGCCTCTTCACCGAGTATGAAGAAGAGACCGGCTCCTCACGCTCGCGGTGA
- a CDS encoding spermidine/putrescine ABC transporter substrate-binding protein — MAWYAGALLAMAVMVAGCGQGIGGEPTGGKPVLHYFTWSDYVGPEIIAEFERREQVKVVIDTFSSNEELLAKLQSGATGYDVAVPSDFMVAIMIQQGLLQELEASAMPNTVSLESHLQALPFDPERRFSVPYLWGTVGIGYDSAVIPTPPDSWSILWDTRYKGRLSMLNDQREVFGAVLRSMGQSMNSTDPAVIEAAKDRLLQQKPLVKTYTSDHYDQLLASGEVVLAHGWGGQVARAMAERPSIRYVVPKEGATLWADCLVVFKSAPQKALAMRFINYLMDPEVAARTSERLRFASASRAARELVGPATRENPAVYPPPEQLDRLEWMRDVGKGIRLYDRAWTELKMQ; from the coding sequence ATGGCGTGGTATGCGGGTGCGCTGCTCGCGATGGCGGTGATGGTCGCGGGGTGCGGCCAAGGCATCGGGGGGGAGCCCACCGGCGGGAAACCGGTGCTGCACTACTTTACCTGGTCCGACTATGTCGGGCCGGAAATCATCGCGGAGTTCGAGCGGCGTGAACAGGTGAAGGTGGTCATCGACACCTTCAGCAGCAACGAAGAGTTGTTGGCGAAGCTGCAAAGTGGGGCGACTGGCTATGATGTGGCGGTTCCCTCGGATTTCATGGTGGCGATCATGATTCAGCAAGGGTTGCTGCAGGAGTTGGAGGCTTCGGCGATGCCTAATACCGTTTCGTTGGAGTCCCATCTCCAGGCCTTGCCGTTCGACCCCGAGCGGCGATTTTCGGTGCCCTATCTGTGGGGTACGGTGGGGATCGGCTACGATTCCGCAGTCATTCCCACGCCCCCGGATAGCTGGTCGATTCTTTGGGATACGCGATACAAGGGCCGCCTCAGCATGCTGAACGATCAGCGCGAAGTCTTCGGCGCGGTCCTGCGATCCATGGGGCAGTCGATGAACAGCACCGACCCAGCGGTGATCGAGGCAGCAAAGGACCGATTGCTGCAACAAAAGCCCCTCGTGAAGACCTACACGAGTGATCACTATGATCAGCTCCTGGCGTCGGGCGAGGTCGTGCTGGCCCATGGGTGGGGAGGGCAGGTGGCGCGTGCGATGGCGGAGCGACCGAGCATCCGGTATGTGGTGCCAAAGGAGGGCGCGACGCTGTGGGCCGATTGCCTGGTCGTGTTCAAGTCTGCGCCGCAAAAAGCCCTCGCTATGCGGTTTATCAACTATCTGATGGACCCGGAGGTGGCGGCACGCACGTCGGAGCGCCTTCGGTTTGCCTCCGCCTCGCGGGCGGCCCGAGAACTGGTCGGTCCCGCGACCAGGGAGAATCCCGCCGTCTATCCACCGCCGGAACAACTGGATCGGCTGGAATGGATGCGCGATGTCGGCAAGGGCATCCGACTCTACGACCGGGCTTGGACGGAACTGAAAATGCAGTGA
- the glgC gene encoding glucose-1-phosphate adenylyltransferase — translation MANIFTMVLAGGKGERLHPLTDQRAKPAVPFGGKYRIIDFTLSNCLNSGLRQMAVLIQYKSHSLDRHIRTGWNILNPELGEYIVSVPPQQRISEEWYRGTADAVYQNLFLMDNDHPEFLLVLAGDHIYKMNYADMYNLLIEKQADAIVGAIETPIADAHRFGVIAVDEDRRILSFDEKPEQPMHIPGDPAQAFVSMGIYLFRTDVVREQLIRDAKEGTKHDFGKNIIPRMIKECRVYAFKFQDENKKAVKYWRDIGTLDAYWEANMDLVSVDPQFNLYDQHWPIRTYQGQFPPAKFVFAQDFQGGRMGVALDSIVCGGCIISGGRVQNSVLSPHVRVHDHADVRESVVMENVVIGEHARIRRAIIDKDVVIPPKTVIGFDPAADRQRFKVTDSGLVVISKGMKLHAAVDPSG, via the coding sequence ATGGCCAACATCTTCACGATGGTGCTGGCGGGAGGAAAGGGCGAACGCCTGCATCCCCTCACCGACCAGCGCGCAAAACCCGCGGTTCCCTTCGGCGGAAAATATCGCATCATCGATTTCACGCTGAGCAACTGCCTGAACTCCGGCCTGCGGCAGATGGCCGTGTTGATCCAGTACAAATCGCACTCCCTCGACCGCCACATTCGCACGGGCTGGAACATTCTCAACCCTGAGCTCGGCGAATATATCGTGTCGGTGCCGCCGCAGCAGCGGATCAGCGAAGAGTGGTATCGCGGCACGGCCGATGCGGTCTATCAGAACCTCTTTCTGATGGATAACGATCATCCCGAGTTTCTCCTCGTGCTGGCCGGCGATCACATTTACAAGATGAACTATGCCGACATGTACAACCTCCTGATCGAAAAACAGGCGGATGCCATTGTCGGCGCAATTGAAACCCCGATTGCGGATGCCCACCGGTTCGGCGTGATCGCGGTCGATGAAGACCGCCGCATTTTGAGCTTCGACGAAAAACCTGAGCAGCCGATGCATATCCCCGGCGACCCGGCCCAGGCCTTCGTCTCCATGGGCATCTACCTGTTCCGCACCGACGTCGTACGCGAGCAATTGATCCGTGATGCCAAGGAAGGCACGAAGCACGATTTCGGAAAGAACATCATCCCGCGGATGATCAAGGAATGCCGTGTCTACGCGTTCAAGTTTCAGGACGAAAATAAGAAGGCCGTGAAGTACTGGCGAGATATCGGAACCCTCGACGCCTACTGGGAAGCCAACATGGATCTGGTGTCGGTCGACCCGCAATTTAATCTGTATGACCAACACTGGCCAATCCGTACCTACCAGGGACAATTTCCTCCGGCCAAGTTCGTCTTCGCCCAGGACTTTCAGGGCGGCCGTATGGGCGTAGCCTTGGACTCCATCGTCTGCGGCGGCTGTATCATTTCCGGCGGGCGCGTGCAGAACTCGGTGCTGTCGCCGCACGTGCGCGTGCATGACCATGCGGATGTCCGGGAATCGGTCGTGATGGAAAACGTGGTCATCGGCGAACATGCCCGCATCCGCCGCGCGATTATCGACAAGGATGTCGTCATTCCGCCAAAAACCGTCATCGGCTTCGACCCGGCAGCGGATCGACAACGGTTCAAAGTTACCGATTCGGGATTGGTGGTTATTTCAAAGGGAATGAAACTGCATGCCGCCGTCGATCCATCCGGTTGA
- a CDS encoding ABC transporter permease has product MTSRAVGLKVVSVLAMLFLYGPILVLVLYSFNAAHLSMAWRGTTLKWYAALLHDEALLAATANSLMIAVVSTIGATGLGGLLAFGMEGLSRRRQQLLEGSLVLPLVIPEVMMGVALMLFFVMIKMPLGLTTVILGHIVFNVPLVTIMIRTRLRKLDPALREAAADLGADAWQIFRYVTFPLLRPAVWGAVLVAFTVSLDDFLVTFFTAGPGATTLPLKVYSMIKSGVTPEINALSALLLLVSMGCVALSLHLQRREV; this is encoded by the coding sequence ATGACAAGCCGCGCTGTGGGGCTCAAGGTGGTCAGCGTATTGGCCATGTTGTTTTTGTATGGGCCGATTCTGGTGCTCGTGCTGTACTCGTTTAATGCCGCGCATCTGTCCATGGCCTGGCGGGGCACGACGTTGAAGTGGTATGCCGCGCTCCTGCATGACGAAGCGTTGCTGGCGGCGACGGCTAATAGTCTGATGATCGCGGTGGTCTCGACCATCGGCGCCACTGGGTTGGGCGGACTGCTAGCCTTCGGCATGGAGGGACTGTCTCGCCGCCGCCAACAACTGCTCGAAGGCAGCCTGGTGCTGCCGCTGGTCATTCCCGAGGTAATGATGGGCGTCGCCTTGATGCTATTTTTTGTGATGATCAAGATGCCGCTCGGGCTCACCACCGTCATCCTCGGACATATCGTGTTTAATGTCCCACTCGTCACCATCATGATCCGGACGCGTTTACGCAAGCTCGATCCGGCCCTACGCGAGGCGGCGGCCGATTTGGGTGCGGATGCCTGGCAAATCTTCCGGTACGTCACCTTCCCCCTCTTGCGTCCGGCCGTGTGGGGAGCGGTCCTGGTGGCCTTTACCGTCTCGCTCGACGACTTTCTCGTGACGTTTTTCACGGCCGGTCCCGGCGCCACGACCTTGCCTCTGAAGGTCTATTCGATGATCAAGTCCGGCGTGACGCCGGAAATCAATGCCCTGTCCGCATTGTTGCTGCTGGTTTCGATGGGCTGCGTCGCCCTGTCGCTCCATCTGCAACGCCGCGAGGTCTAA
- a CDS encoding TolC family protein gives MPHDVAASGRRRGAVAWCVRFGLAFLLISVSTFADQAVRAADSAGVHSSPLLPPVVRLNASEAMALFLKQNLDLLIARYGIDSSKGQQITARLFPNPVAQIGTVASFTQGNTLARTGGLTMQVQQLFELAGKRGYRIESAGFGVQSAEADFEDAVRQLGFTLKDAYYRVLVAQRRLALAEENRDRFARILDVNTIRFKKGYIAEVDLIRIRLQVVDFQSQVIESIQEGESARADLRQLLRLSPASKLELTTEMDYRRVDPDMGKLRSVALDIRPDIKSRRAALSQREADLKLAKAFRVPDVTIGAGYSIQGPQGPDNQQMAILNLGVPLPLFNRNQGGIVQAEVGVQSAQAELDRTVNQVENQVDVAYQNLLQSRRLVEAYLAGVLEDARSTFTIVERAYERGGATILDLLDAARTSRTIQQNFIEALFSYQRNLFQLESSVGQEIT, from the coding sequence ATGCCCCATGATGTAGCTGCCTCCGGACGACGTCGCGGTGCCGTCGCGTGGTGCGTTCGCTTCGGCCTGGCGTTTCTCTTGATAAGTGTCTCCACATTCGCTGACCAGGCGGTGCGGGCTGCGGATTCCGCCGGCGTCCATTCCTCGCCGCTTTTGCCTCCGGTAGTCCGCCTGAATGCGTCTGAGGCGATGGCCTTGTTTCTCAAACAGAATCTGGACCTGCTCATCGCGCGGTATGGGATCGATTCCAGCAAGGGACAACAGATTACGGCCCGTCTGTTCCCCAATCCGGTCGCGCAGATCGGCACGGTGGCCTCCTTCACACAAGGTAATACCCTGGCCAGAACGGGTGGCCTCACCATGCAGGTGCAACAGCTGTTTGAATTGGCCGGCAAGCGCGGGTATCGCATCGAAAGCGCAGGGTTCGGGGTGCAGTCGGCGGAGGCCGATTTTGAAGACGCGGTTCGCCAACTTGGCTTCACGCTCAAGGACGCCTACTACCGAGTGCTGGTGGCGCAGCGTCGGCTCGCGCTTGCGGAGGAGAATCGCGATCGGTTTGCGAGGATCCTGGACGTCAACACGATTCGCTTCAAGAAGGGCTACATTGCCGAAGTGGATCTGATCCGGATCCGATTGCAGGTGGTGGATTTTCAATCGCAGGTGATCGAGTCGATTCAGGAAGGTGAGTCGGCACGCGCGGATTTGCGGCAGCTGTTGCGGCTGTCGCCGGCGTCGAAATTGGAGCTGACGACGGAGATGGACTATCGGCGCGTCGATCCGGATATGGGCAAGCTCCGTTCGGTCGCCTTGGACATCCGGCCTGACATCAAGAGCCGGCGGGCGGCACTGTCGCAGCGCGAAGCAGATCTGAAATTGGCGAAGGCCTTCCGGGTGCCGGATGTGACCATCGGGGCCGGATACTCGATACAAGGGCCGCAGGGGCCGGACAATCAGCAGATGGCGATTTTGAATTTGGGCGTGCCCTTGCCCTTATTCAATCGTAATCAGGGCGGCATCGTTCAAGCCGAAGTCGGGGTGCAATCGGCTCAGGCTGAGTTGGACCGCACGGTGAATCAGGTAGAGAATCAGGTGGATGTGGCCTATCAAAACCTGCTTCAGAGCCGCCGCCTGGTGGAGGCCTATCTCGCCGGCGTGTTGGAAGATGCCCGGTCGACGTTTACCATCGTGGAGCGGGCCTACGAACGGGGAGGTGCCACCATCCTGGACCTTCTGGATGCCGCGCGTACGTCCCGTACGATTCAACAAAACTTCATCGAAGCCCTGTTCTCCTATCAGCGCAATCTGTTTCAACTGGAAAGTTCCGTCGGCCAGGAGATTACGTGA
- a CDS encoding ABC transporter ATP-binding protein, translated as MANLSIPSVTTSSSPSAPAPPTIEIHGIVRRHGAVTAVDHVSFEVRRGEFFSILGPSGAGKTSVLRMLAGFENPDEGDVRIDGRSMLGVPPNRRPVNLVFQSYALFPHLTVSENVAFGLRMRRIPAALVAEQVQQALAMVKLVGKEARKPAQLSGGEQQRVALARALVNKPAVVLLDEPLAALDQQLRQAMQVELKSIQEQAGLTCVCVTHHQEEAMMMSDRIAVMHQGRMWQVGSPREVYEHPRNLFVSRFLGVSNELPGRVGEAVGDAYLFQPDDERVPVFPVRTAAGESRGRSVTWSIRPERLRMSRERPAGPDPVLTGVIEKVFFAGSETKYLVRVGRATLWETRTTGAMPQPCAAGDPVYLHWSLADGRVFVE; from the coding sequence ATGGCCAACTTGTCCATCCCTTCCGTCACCACGTCTTCCTCTCCCAGTGCCCCCGCACCGCCGACCATTGAAATTCACGGCATCGTGCGCCGCCACGGGGCGGTCACAGCCGTGGACCATGTCAGCTTCGAGGTGCGTCGGGGCGAATTCTTCTCCATCCTCGGTCCCAGCGGCGCGGGGAAAACTTCGGTGCTGCGCATGCTGGCTGGCTTCGAAAATCCCGATGAAGGCGACGTGCGGATCGACGGCCGATCGATGCTCGGCGTCCCGCCCAACCGGCGGCCCGTTAATCTGGTGTTTCAGTCTTACGCGCTGTTCCCCCATTTAACGGTGTCAGAGAACGTGGCCTTCGGCCTCCGGATGCGGCGGATTCCTGCCGCGCTTGTTGCTGAGCAAGTTCAGCAAGCCCTGGCGATGGTCAAACTGGTCGGCAAGGAGGCCCGGAAGCCTGCTCAGCTCTCCGGCGGCGAACAACAACGTGTCGCCCTGGCCCGGGCATTGGTGAACAAACCGGCCGTCGTCTTACTCGATGAGCCGCTGGCGGCGCTGGATCAACAACTGCGGCAGGCGATGCAGGTCGAACTCAAATCCATTCAGGAGCAAGCCGGACTGACCTGTGTCTGTGTCACGCATCACCAGGAAGAGGCGATGATGATGTCCGATCGCATCGCGGTCATGCACCAGGGACGCATGTGGCAGGTCGGCAGTCCGCGCGAGGTGTATGAGCATCCGCGCAACCTGTTTGTCTCGCGATTTCTCGGAGTGTCGAATGAATTGCCGGGGCGGGTGGGCGAGGCCGTGGGGGACGCGTACCTCTTTCAACCCGACGATGAGCGAGTGCCGGTATTTCCGGTGCGAACTGCTGCCGGCGAGTCACGCGGCCGTTCCGTCACCTGGTCGATTCGGCCGGAACGACTCCGGATGTCTCGGGAACGACCGGCAGGTCCGGATCCGGTGCTGACCGGTGTGATCGAGAAGGTGTTCTTCGCCGGCAGCGAGACGAAGTATCTCGTACGAGTGGGCCGCGCCACTCTCTGGGAAACCAGGACGACCGGCGCGATGCCACAGCCATGTGCCGCAGGCGATCCAGTGTATCTCCATTGGTCATTGGCCGACGGACGAGTGTTTGTTGAGTGA
- a CDS encoding DUF4403 family protein, which yields MKSRDTIAIPAVAAVLLVGAACTHTIPKTVSKPSPPPITSAIPSFTAMVTDDTRAPVSQMPVQVRTDLTPIQTAIRRAVPDRLTEAGHPLEQDFRWTFVRNGEPNIHIQDGLVVIQAEYKGDIEARGNSRGCRLDPVYATLDASGTLQLVHNRETLSFAFDPTHVTVTTKPESDARCTMFNVTVNEQLPELLGLTQIKTAMAEAVHPDIFNIPFQRIWDDLGGPLSMPVASLNTRVCLYGNPREMLVSQQKGTLRETVIAGTAKQMPLVTYEPTCPEAAPTVALLNAGPPSSENTPYVMLAKIPISYQQVAHQLQDKLFHQTMVLNSTANESAVIERVSAADAYGRILLTVETTGDLRGTIYYWGTPRVDDTGRTVTVPDLQMANESRTAIDSIRVGFWQNVDRELQPKLRQALPIDLSKQVDRLKHTITGSHRSGELTIDILVTRQQPDQVRSLPQGIIVSILFEGTATATGQMALQGQAPQAMMGQPAR from the coding sequence ATGAAGAGTCGTGACACCATCGCCATACCAGCCGTGGCCGCTGTCCTCTTGGTGGGAGCGGCCTGCACCCATACCATCCCCAAGACGGTGTCCAAGCCCTCGCCACCACCCATCACCAGTGCCATTCCATCCTTCACCGCGATGGTAACAGATGATACGCGCGCGCCCGTCTCGCAAATGCCGGTTCAGGTGCGGACGGATTTGACCCCGATTCAAACCGCGATCCGCAGGGCCGTACCGGATAGGCTGACCGAGGCGGGGCATCCGCTCGAGCAGGATTTCCGGTGGACATTCGTGAGAAACGGCGAGCCCAACATCCACATTCAAGATGGATTGGTTGTGATTCAAGCCGAGTATAAAGGCGACATTGAAGCGCGAGGCAATTCCCGCGGCTGCCGACTGGATCCGGTCTATGCCACGTTGGATGCCAGCGGTACTCTTCAGCTCGTCCACAATCGAGAGACGTTGTCATTTGCCTTCGACCCAACTCACGTAACCGTCACAACCAAACCGGAAAGCGATGCCCGATGCACGATGTTCAACGTGACAGTCAACGAGCAGCTCCCCGAACTCCTCGGCCTGACGCAAATCAAAACCGCGATGGCGGAAGCGGTACATCCGGACATCTTCAACATTCCGTTCCAGCGGATCTGGGATGACCTCGGGGGGCCCCTCTCAATGCCGGTAGCCTCGTTAAACACGAGGGTCTGCCTGTATGGCAATCCGCGGGAAATGCTCGTGAGCCAGCAAAAAGGGACTCTGCGGGAGACGGTCATCGCCGGGACCGCCAAGCAGATGCCGTTGGTGACCTATGAACCGACCTGCCCGGAGGCCGCGCCGACCGTGGCCCTGCTGAATGCCGGTCCGCCCTCTTCGGAGAATACGCCCTATGTGATGCTCGCGAAGATCCCGATTTCTTACCAGCAGGTCGCGCACCAACTTCAAGACAAATTGTTCCATCAGACGATGGTGCTGAATTCCACGGCCAATGAGTCCGCGGTCATCGAGCGAGTCTCCGCCGCCGACGCGTACGGCCGGATCTTGCTCACCGTGGAGACGACCGGCGACTTGAGAGGCACTATCTATTATTGGGGCACGCCGCGAGTGGACGATACAGGCAGGACCGTCACCGTCCCCGATTTGCAAATGGCCAACGAATCCCGGACGGCCATCGACTCGATTCGTGTGGGGTTCTGGCAGAACGTGGACCGGGAACTGCAGCCGAAACTCCGTCAGGCCCTGCCCATTGATTTGTCAAAGCAGGTGGATCGGCTCAAACACACCATCACCGGCAGCCACCGCTCCGGGGAGCTCACCATCGACATCCTCGTCACGCGGCAACAGCCGGATCAGGTACGCTCGTTGCCGCAAGGCATCATCGTGTCGATTTTGTTCGAAGGCACTGCCACCGCCACCGGGCAGATGGCGCTCCAAGGACAGGCTCCTCAAGCCATGATGGGGCAACCGGCACGCTGA
- a CDS encoding efflux RND transporter periplasmic adaptor subunit: MASGARPVAVVGMVLWLCACSQTQEPTSSPAASPAESAAAKPALSSTAQIETAVVDFQPVQPELVLVGKIAYGEDRYSKISSPLQGRVVEVRAKLGDRVEAGATLLVIDSSDITAAYSEFVKEASELEYSTRAQELAKELYATKALALKDLKQAENDLIKARAEFRRSKERLLSLRIPSAELEKPLAQQRITSRFEMKSPLAGTVVERAVTPGQSVGGDPAQVLFTVADLDRLQVVADVYERDLALVKVSQVGRINVEAYPGTDFASVVASIGDVVDPNTRTIKVRAWVDNRDQRLKPEMFARLRLDVGDATPFLAIPKEAVVEIDGKHFVYVVEAPDRYVKREVVVSNVSGGQVRVLEGVASGQRIVIKGAVLVKGQEVK, translated from the coding sequence ATGGCATCTGGTGCAAGACCGGTCGCAGTAGTGGGCATGGTGCTGTGGCTGTGCGCCTGTAGCCAGACACAGGAGCCGACCTCATCTCCGGCTGCATCACCCGCCGAGTCTGCCGCCGCCAAGCCTGCCCTCTCATCCACAGCTCAAATCGAAACGGCGGTGGTCGACTTCCAACCGGTGCAACCGGAGTTGGTGTTGGTCGGAAAGATCGCCTATGGAGAAGACCGGTATTCCAAAATCTCGTCCCCGTTGCAAGGGCGGGTGGTGGAGGTGCGGGCAAAATTGGGCGACCGTGTGGAGGCCGGCGCGACGTTGCTTGTGATCGACAGTTCCGACATTACGGCTGCCTATTCGGAGTTTGTGAAGGAAGCGTCCGAGCTGGAATATTCCACCAGGGCCCAGGAATTGGCCAAGGAGTTGTACGCCACCAAGGCGTTGGCGTTGAAAGATCTCAAGCAGGCTGAAAACGATTTGATCAAGGCGCGGGCCGAATTCCGCCGGTCGAAGGAACGATTGTTGTCGTTGCGGATTCCATCGGCCGAGTTGGAGAAGCCGCTGGCGCAGCAGCGGATCACGTCGCGGTTCGAGATGAAGAGCCCGTTGGCCGGTACGGTCGTGGAACGGGCGGTGACGCCGGGGCAATCCGTGGGCGGCGATCCGGCCCAGGTGTTGTTCACCGTGGCGGATTTGGACCGGCTGCAAGTGGTGGCTGATGTGTATGAGCGGGACCTGGCCTTGGTCAAGGTGAGCCAGGTCGGTCGCATCAATGTGGAAGCTTACCCAGGGACGGATTTTGCCTCTGTGGTCGCGTCGATCGGTGATGTGGTCGATCCGAACACGCGGACCATCAAAGTACGAGCTTGGGTCGATAACCGGGATCAGCGTTTGAAGCCGGAGATGTTCGCGCGGCTCAGGTTGGATGTCGGTGATGCCACGCCTTTCTTGGCGATCCCGAAGGAAGCGGTTGTCGAAATCGACGGCAAGCACTTCGTGTACGTGGTGGAAGCTCCGGACCGGTATGTGAAACGGGAAGTGGTGGTCTCGAATGTGTCTGGTGGGCAAGTCCGAGTGTTGGAAGGTGTGGCGTCCGGCCAGCGTATCGTCATTAAAGGCGCGGTACTGGTGAAGGGACAGGAAGTGAAGTAG
- a CDS encoding BON domain-containing protein, translated as MMKPMLPIAAGFALLTLVGCQSTTGKTAGQTLDDASITAAVNSKLVSDRLSNFTRIDVDTERGIVTLNGVVKSAEQKMRVADLAKEVHGVRTVNNNIQIQPQ; from the coding sequence ATGATGAAACCGATGCTTCCTATCGCGGCAGGATTCGCACTCCTCACACTGGTCGGCTGTCAATCCACAACCGGCAAGACCGCCGGCCAGACTCTCGATGATGCGTCCATCACCGCAGCCGTCAATTCAAAATTGGTCTCCGATCGCCTGTCGAATTTCACCAGAATCGACGTGGATACGGAACGGGGCATCGTCACGCTGAATGGGGTGGTCAAGTCCGCCGAGCAGAAAATGCGGGTTGCCGACCTGGCCAAAGAAGTACACGGCGTTCGGACCGTGAACAACAACATCCAGATTCAACCACAATAA